Within Halococcus sediminicola, the genomic segment GCCGTTCGAGTCTGGTGACGCCCACCTTGAAAACGGCGGGCGCGAAGGCGGCGAGGTAGATGGCGTGTTCGGCCTCGGAGTCGCGGTTGTTCGCCACAGCCCACGGCGTGGTGTGGACCTCGCAATATGGCGCGCGCTCGCGCCCGCAGACGACGTGTTCTTCACCGTCGATCACTCCGGCGCAGTGGCGCTCGCCGAGCGTGTAGGCGAGTTCCGTCCCGGAAGCGAGCGACTGCCGGCGCACGACCCCCGCTTCGGCCACGAGAAGGGCGGGGTCGTCGCTCCGATACCCGACGATTTGCACACCGGAGGTCGGCGACGACGGGGCAAAACCCCACCGCCCTCGGCCCACACGCTTTTTTCCGTCCTCGTTCGACACAGGGTATGACACTCACCGGTAGCCTCGATACGGAGGTTCACTCCGACCGCGTCTCGTTCGTCTTCACCGTCGAAAACGACGGCGACGAACCCGAGAGGCTCTCGTTTCGGAACTCCTGTACGGCGGACTTCGCCGTTCTCGACGGCGAGGACGAACGCTGGCGGTGGTCGCAGGGGCGGATGTTCACGCAGGCGCTCCAGTCCGAATCCCTCGGCCCCGGCGAATCGGTGACCTACGACGGCGAGTGGCAAAATCCACAGTCGGGAACTCACACGGCGGTGGCGACGCTCGAAGCCGACAATCAGGACTGCGAGGCCCGCACCGAAATCTCGGTGTAGCTCAGGTCAGTTCCGATATGAGTTCGCGCGCCGCGTGGCGAACCGCCGCATCGCTCGACAGTTCGGGCGACCAGCCGAGCGCCGAGAGCTTCTCGACCGAGAGGCGCATCCGGGGGACGTCGCCGGTCCAGCCGCGGTCGCCGCCCGTATAGCTGTACTCGGGATCCAGCCCCATCTCGTCGGCCACGATGTCCGCGATGCGTGTGACGGAGGTCGTGGTTCGCGTTCCCAAATTGTAGGTGTTCAGCGACTGGTCGGTGTGTTCGACGACGTGCTGGATGGCCTCGATGCAGTCGTCGACGTGGAGGTACGATTTCTCCTGACGGCCGTCGCCGAGGATTTCGAGTTTATTGGGATTCTCGTCGAGTTTTTCGATGAAATCAGGTACTACATTGCCACGCTGGTGGGGACCGACGATGTTCGCGAAGCGAAAGAGCCACACGGTGAAGTCATAGGAATGGGCGTACGTCGAGAGCAACCCCTCGTCGGCGAGCTTGCTCGCACCGTAGATGGAGATGGGTTCGAGCGGCGCGTAGTCTTCGGGCGTGGGCATCGGTGCTTCGCCGTAGACGGTCGACGAAGAGGTGAATGCGACGTTCGAGACGCCGACCTCGTGGGCGCGTTCGAGCACGTTGTAGGTCATCGCGCCGTTCTCCTCGAACAGTTTCCGGGGCTTGGCGTAGTTCGTGTCGGTGTAGGCCGCGAAGTGGAACACGCAGTCGACGTCCGCGGTGAGGACCCCCGCCACGTCGTCGGGGTCGGTCATGTCGGCTTCGACGAATTCCGCGCCGTCGGGGACGCGCTCGTGGCTGCCTTTCGAGAGATCGTCGGCGACCACGACGTCGTTGTCGGCGAGCAGTCGTGCGGCGAGATGCGAGCCGACGAGTCCCGCCCCACCGGTGACGAGCACGCGCTTGCCCGAGAGCTTCATGTCCGGGATGCCGAGGCTCGGAGTATGTGTCTTCCGGTCGCTGCTCGGCCGTCCGGCCGTATCGTGGGAACCGACGGCCGCGGGATTTATGCCGGCTGCGCCGTGAAAACGAGCAATGAAATCGAAACGCGGACGCTCTACATCATGTCTCGACCGGCGGCGGGCACTGCTCGGTATCGGCGGACTCGCCGCGAGCGCTCTGAGTGGCTGTCTCGGCGGGGCGTCGAGCGGGTCCAACGGCTCCGGCGGTGGAGGTGGCGATACGCTGCCGACACCCATACAGGGAAATCCCGACGCGAGTACGACCGTGGCCGTCTTCGAGGATTTCGCCTGCCCACACTGTCAAACCTACAACCTCGACGTGCTGCCGACCATCGCCTCGCAGTACATCGATCCTGAGAAGGTTCGCTACGAACACTACGACTTCCCGGTCGTCAACGACACCTCGTGGCGCGCGGCGAGCGCCGCCCGCGCGGTCCAGAAACGCACCGGCGCGAAGCAGTTTTTCAAGTACGCCAAAGCGCTCTACGAGAATCAGTCGTCGCTCGGTCCCGAGACCTACGCTTCGCTGGCCGACGAGATGAATCTCGACGGGAGCGCCGTCCGGAAGGCGGCCGAGAATCAGACGCACAAACCGACGGTCTCGGCGAACAAGCAGACCGGCGAGGACCGTGGCGTCCGGGGCACACCGACGGTCTTCGTCGGCGATAAAACCGTGGATCCGACGGTCGACGCCATCAGTTCGGCCATCGACTCGGCCTGATGCGGGGCGACTCCGAACTCACCGTCCTCAGACTCGGCCACCGCCCCGGTCGCGACGAGCGCATGAGCACCCACGTCGGGCTGACCGCTCGCGCGCTCGGGGCCGACCGGGTGGTGTTCGCCGGTAGCGCCGAGGGGCCTCACGAGACCGTCGCCGACATCACCGACCGGTTCGGCGGCCCGTTCGAGGTTGAGGTGAGCGAATCGTACCGCCCACTACTGGAGGACTTCGAGGGGCGAGTCGTCCATCTCACGATGTACGGACTCCCAGTTCAGAAGGTCGAGGAAGAGATCCGCACCGCCCACCGGAGCGAGCCGCTGCTCGTCGTCGTCGGAGCCGAGAAGGTCCCCTTCGACGTCTACGAGGCGGCCGACCACAACGTCGCCGTCACCAACCAGCCCCACTCGGAGGTCGCCTCGCTCGCGGTCTTTCTCGACAGACTCCACGAGGGCCGCGAACTCGACCGCGAGTGGAAAGGTGCCGAACGGCGCGTGATTCCCCGAGAACGCGGCAAGCACGTCGAGAGCGACGAGCGGTGAACGATGGGTTTACACCGCTGGGTCGCCCGCATACGGTAAATGGCGTTTGAGGAGCTTCTCTCCGACCCCGTCGTCCAAACCTATCTCCACGAACTTGTCGGTCCGCGTGGAATGCCCGTCGCCGCAGCGCCGCCCGACGGCGAGGTCACGGACGAAGAACTCGCCGAGGAGTTGGACCTCGAACTCAACGACGTCCGGCGAGCGCTGTTCATCCTCTACGAGAACGACCTCGCCGACTACCGACGGCTGCGCGACGAGGACTCCGGCTGGTTGACTTACCTCTGGACGCTCGAATACGACTCCATCCCCGAAAATCTCCGCGAGGAGATGGGCGACCTGCTCGCCGCGCTCGAACGACGCCGCGAGTACGAGCGCAACCACGAGTTCTTCCTCTGTGAGACGGATTCGATCCGCTTCGAGTTCGAGGAGGCGATGGAGTTCGGCTTCGAGTGTCCCCAGTGTGGCTCGGACCTCGAAGCGCTCGACAACGACCGACTCATCGACGCGATGGACGAACGCATCGACGAACTCCGCGACGAACTCAACGTGCCCGCCTGATGGTCGTCCTCGCCACCAAATGCTACGTCGAAGGCGATGCTCGCGAGCGCGCGCTCGACGGACTTCGCTCGCTGGTCGACAACGCCATCGGCGACCTCGACGTCGAATACGACATCGGGATCCGTCACGACGACTTTCCGAGCGTCACTGTCGAGGGCGAAGACGCGGTCGTCGCCAGGAACGTCCTCGGCGAACAGTGGGGCACCATCACGCCGGATTTCGAGGCGGGCGAAACCTACACTGGGACTCTGGAATCGTGGGACGCGTCGGGGTTCGTTCTCGACGCCGGCGAACACATGAAAATCCCGAGCAGCGAACTCGGACTCGGCCCGGGCACGCCAGAACAGGTCCGTACACGATTCGGACTCGTTCAACACGTGCCCATGCAGTTCGTCTACGACGAGCCACACCGACTGGCCGACGCCGAGCGCGACAGGTTGTACGAGTGGTCGCGCGGCGCGGGGCGCGTGAACGTCAACAGCGCGACCCGTGGTGAGGTGCGCGCGACCGTCAATCGGGCGGGTCACGCACAGGACATCGTCACCGTCGAGCGCCTCGGTCTCTTGGAGCAGAGCATCGTCTGTGGCGAGGGCACCGACCCGCCGGGGCTGCTGTCGAGCATCGGGGGGTATCTGCCGGCCGAACTGCTCTGTGTCGTGCCATGAACCGTCGGCGAGCGCTCGCCGGTGTGCTGCTGGTCGCCTTTCTCGTTCTCGCGGGCTGTTCGTCGATTCTCGGGCCGGATTCGGTCGACCAGAACGCGCTCGCCGAAAACGAAACCTACGACTGGAGCAGTGACGCCAACGCCTCGATCAACGTGACGGGAAGCGAGTACGAGGCCGTCTACAACGTCGACAACCAGTCACAGTTCGCCGTCCACAGCCGTGACGGTCTCGGTCGCGAGGGACCGCTCGCCATCTCGGCGCTCAGATTCCGGTATCCCAACGGAACGATCGTCGGT encodes:
- the tfe gene encoding transcription factor E, whose amino-acid sequence is MAFEELLSDPVVQTYLHELVGPRGMPVAAAPPDGEVTDEELAEELDLELNDVRRALFILYENDLADYRRLRDEDSGWLTYLWTLEYDSIPENLREEMGDLLAALERRREYERNHEFFLCETDSIRFEFEEAMEFGFECPQCGSDLEALDNDRLIDAMDERIDELRDELNVPA
- a CDS encoding BsuPI-related putative proteinase inhibitor, producing the protein MTLTGSLDTEVHSDRVSFVFTVENDGDEPERLSFRNSCTADFAVLDGEDERWRWSQGRMFTQALQSESLGPGESVTYDGEWQNPQSGTHTAVATLEADNQDCEARTEISV
- a CDS encoding NAD-dependent epimerase/dehydratase family protein, translated to MKLSGKRVLVTGGAGLVGSHLAARLLADNDVVVADDLSKGSHERVPDGAEFVEADMTDPDDVAGVLTADVDCVFHFAAYTDTNYAKPRKLFEENGAMTYNVLERAHEVGVSNVAFTSSSTVYGEAPMPTPEDYAPLEPISIYGASKLADEGLLSTYAHSYDFTVWLFRFANIVGPHQRGNVVPDFIEKLDENPNKLEILGDGRQEKSYLHVDDCIEAIQHVVEHTDQSLNTYNLGTRTTTSVTRIADIVADEMGLDPEYSYTGGDRGWTGDVPRMRLSVEKLSALGWSPELSSDAAVRHAARELISELT
- a CDS encoding DUF2110 family protein, producing the protein MVVLATKCYVEGDARERALDGLRSLVDNAIGDLDVEYDIGIRHDDFPSVTVEGEDAVVARNVLGEQWGTITPDFEAGETYTGTLESWDASGFVLDAGEHMKIPSSELGLGPGTPEQVRTRFGLVQHVPMQFVYDEPHRLADAERDRLYEWSRGAGRVNVNSATRGEVRATVNRAGHAQDIVTVERLGLLEQSIVCGEGTDPPGLLSSIGGYLPAELLCVVP
- a CDS encoding tRNA (cytidine(56)-2'-O)-methyltransferase codes for the protein MRGDSELTVLRLGHRPGRDERMSTHVGLTARALGADRVVFAGSAEGPHETVADITDRFGGPFEVEVSESYRPLLEDFEGRVVHLTMYGLPVQKVEEEIRTAHRSEPLLVVVGAEKVPFDVYEAADHNVAVTNQPHSEVASLAVFLDRLHEGRELDREWKGAERRVIPRERGKHVESDER
- a CDS encoding DsbA family protein; translated protein: MKSKRGRSTSCLDRRRALLGIGGLAASALSGCLGGASSGSNGSGGGGGDTLPTPIQGNPDASTTVAVFEDFACPHCQTYNLDVLPTIASQYIDPEKVRYEHYDFPVVNDTSWRAASAARAVQKRTGAKQFFKYAKALYENQSSLGPETYASLADEMNLDGSAVRKAAENQTHKPTVSANKQTGEDRGVRGTPTVFVGDKTVDPTVDAISSAIDSA